The following proteins are co-located in the Sphingomonas panacis genome:
- a CDS encoding cryptochrome/photolyase family protein: MTDPTILWLRRDLRLADQAALAAAANEGPVIPVYILDDETPRHRAMGGASRWWLHHSLAALDAALRAKGSRLILRRGGAEATLAALAEETGAKRVHCLRHYEPWWRNAERAVAKRLDLVCHDGNYLAPPGSITTGGGAPYKIYTPFWRALRQHMPPPAPHAAPRDIPAPARWPNSDSLEDWGLLPTRPDWAAGFAEDWMPGEENAHRRLDAFRDDVGDYAEARNLPSVEGSSRLSPHLHFGELSPAQVWHAVGDQPQVFLGEIGWRDYAQNVILQLPEYAAKNGRAAFDAMPWRAGSDARADLRAWQQGRTGYPIVDAGMRQLWTTGWMHNRVRMITASFLIKHLLIDWREGERWFWDCLVDADYGNNSVNWQWTAGSGIDSNMFPRIMAPLVQSPKFDAGAYIRLWVPELAGIADTAIHDPEASGCRPKDYPAKLIGHREARERALAAYAQTK, encoded by the coding sequence ATGACAGATCCAACCATCCTCTGGCTGCGGCGCGATCTGCGCCTCGCCGATCAGGCCGCACTCGCCGCCGCCGCGAACGAAGGCCCGGTGATCCCGGTCTATATCCTCGACGACGAGACGCCCCGGCACCGCGCGATGGGCGGCGCCTCGCGCTGGTGGCTTCACCATAGCCTTGCCGCGCTCGACGCGGCATTGCGCGCCAAGGGATCGCGGCTGATCCTGCGGCGGGGTGGTGCCGAGGCGACACTCGCCGCGCTCGCCGAGGAGACCGGGGCAAAGCGCGTGCATTGCCTGCGTCATTACGAACCGTGGTGGCGCAATGCCGAGCGCGCGGTGGCGAAGCGGCTCGATCTGGTGTGCCACGACGGCAATTACCTCGCGCCACCCGGATCGATCACCACCGGCGGCGGTGCGCCGTACAAGATCTACACGCCGTTCTGGCGCGCGCTTCGGCAGCACATGCCGCCACCCGCGCCACACGCCGCGCCGCGTGACATCCCGGCGCCGGCGCGCTGGCCGAACAGCGATTCGCTCGAAGACTGGGGTTTGCTGCCAACCAGGCCCGACTGGGCGGCAGGGTTCGCGGAGGACTGGATGCCGGGCGAGGAGAATGCGCACCGCCGGCTCGATGCGTTCCGCGACGACGTCGGCGATTATGCCGAGGCGCGCAACCTCCCCTCGGTCGAGGGCAGTTCGCGCCTGTCGCCGCATCTGCATTTCGGCGAACTGTCGCCCGCGCAGGTGTGGCACGCGGTCGGCGACCAGCCTCAGGTGTTCCTCGGCGAGATCGGCTGGCGCGATTATGCGCAGAACGTCATCCTGCAACTCCCCGAATATGCGGCGAAAAACGGCCGCGCCGCATTCGATGCGATGCCGTGGCGTGCGGGATCAGACGCGCGCGCCGACCTGCGCGCGTGGCAGCAGGGCCGCACCGGCTATCCGATCGTCGACGCCGGCATGCGCCAGCTTTGGACGACCGGCTGGATGCACAATCGCGTGCGGATGATTACCGCCTCGTTCCTCATCAAACATCTGTTGATCGACTGGCGCGAGGGTGAGCGCTGGTTCTGGGATTGTCTGGTCGATGCCGATTACGGCAACAATTCGGTCAACTGGCAATGGACCGCCGGCAGCGGGATCGATTCGAACATGTTCCCGCGAATCATGGCGCCGCTCGTCCAGTCGCCGAAGTTCGACGCGGGCGCGTATATCCGCTTATGGGTGCCGGAACTCGCCGGGATCGCTGACACTGCGATTCACGATCCCGAAGCAAGTGGCTGTCGTCCCAAGGATTACCCGGCCAAATTGATCGGCCATCGCGAGGCGCGCGAGCGGGCGCTGGCGGCATACGCCCAGACGAAATGA
- a CDS encoding tetratricopeptide repeat protein produces MGWIALALIGVAAATALWLLGLARSLWSLVGAGLMLGATGYAVQGRPGLPGHPVEAFTRPMPLDAGLIELRGDMLGRYTGEAAYMVMADGLTRAGNPRAAVQIMLGGVGHAPDNFALWTWLGMAYARHDGGAVSPAARLAFARAMQLAPNHPAPPFFLGVALIQSGDFAAARPYWARALALAPKTISYRPAIAERLAILDKYLAATKP; encoded by the coding sequence ATGGGATGGATCGCGCTTGCGTTGATCGGCGTGGCGGCGGCGACGGCCTTGTGGCTGCTCGGCCTGGCACGCTCGCTATGGAGCCTCGTCGGGGCCGGCCTGATGCTCGGCGCGACCGGCTATGCGGTGCAGGGACGGCCGGGGCTGCCCGGCCATCCGGTCGAGGCGTTCACGCGGCCGATGCCGCTCGACGCCGGGCTGATCGAACTGCGCGGCGACATGCTCGGCCGCTATACCGGAGAGGCTGCCTATATGGTGATGGCCGACGGGCTGACGCGCGCGGGCAATCCGCGCGCGGCGGTGCAGATCATGCTCGGCGGGGTAGGGCACGCGCCCGACAATTTCGCTTTGTGGACGTGGCTCGGCATGGCCTATGCGCGGCACGATGGCGGCGCGGTGTCGCCGGCGGCGCGACTGGCCTTCGCGCGTGCGATGCAACTCGCCCCGAACCACCCAGCGCCGCCTTTCTTCCTCGGCGTCGCGCTGATCCAGAGCGGTGATTTCGCCGCTGCGCGGCCCTATTGGGCGCGCGCGCTGGCCTTGGCGCCGAAGACGATCTCCTACCGTCCGGCGATCGCCGAACGGCTGGCGATCCTCGACAAATATCTCGCCGCGACGAAGCCGTAA
- a CDS encoding cytochrome c-type biogenesis protein, giving the protein MRRLAIALLLLAAAPAFADSNLPAAPLANTQLSDPAQEAQAQALMTTLRCLVCQGQSIADSDAEMAGDMRALVRQRIQSGEKPAQIRDWLVARYGDYVTYDPPFSLLTAPLWIAPLALIVLGLWLARASFRRRRR; this is encoded by the coding sequence ATGAGGCGGCTCGCGATTGCCCTGTTGCTGCTCGCCGCCGCGCCGGCGTTCGCCGACAGCAACCTGCCGGCGGCACCACTCGCCAACACCCAACTGTCCGATCCCGCGCAAGAGGCGCAGGCGCAGGCGCTGATGACGACATTGCGCTGCCTCGTCTGTCAGGGCCAGTCGATCGCCGACAGCGATGCCGAGATGGCGGGCGACATGCGCGCTCTGGTGCGTCAGCGCATCCAGTCGGGCGAGAAGCCCGCCCAGATCCGCGACTGGCTGGTCGCGCGCTACGGCGATTACGTCACCTATGATCCGCCGTTCAGCCTGCTGACCGCCCCGCTCTGGATCGCGCCGCTGGCGCTGATCGTGCTCGGCCTGTGGCTCGCGCGGGCGAGCTTTCGGAGGCGCCGCCGGTGA
- a CDS encoding MFS transporter, which translates to MARSPDPLRPTHPLRIANFRAYWAARFCMTLAQNGMIVVIGWQTYTIARATMSPSASAAQLGLIGLLQFLPLFISTPITGWVADRFDRRMITRVTLSLQVFCAAVLAVSTVEGWISLPVIFAVAVLLGIGRAFAGPAFGALAPNLVPRESLPTAIALSSTSWQVGAIVGPAIGGFAYSVTPSGAYFLATALFGLALGCMLLIGAVPRTIAIAKGSPLKQIAEGLAYVGQNKLVLGAITLDLFAVFLAGTSALLPIYAHDILKVGPQGLSLLVGAPAIGAAVVAIFFSFRPIKTNVGVKMLAAVLVYGVATVTFGLSTSMPLSLAALALAGAADMFSVYIRSSLIQLYTPDDKRGRVGAVSQLTISASNELGEAESGFLAAALGPVGAVLVGGGGAIVVTILWTYLFPSIRNAKTFEPPKSLRDAADLEMEAHA; encoded by the coding sequence ATGGCCAGATCGCCCGACCCGCTTCGCCCCACCCATCCCTTGCGCATCGCGAATTTCCGCGCCTACTGGGCCGCGCGCTTCTGCATGACGCTCGCGCAGAACGGCATGATCGTGGTGATCGGCTGGCAGACCTACACGATCGCACGTGCGACAATGTCGCCGAGCGCATCGGCCGCGCAGCTCGGGTTGATCGGGCTGTTGCAGTTCCTGCCCTTGTTCATCTCGACGCCGATCACCGGATGGGTGGCGGACCGGTTCGACCGGCGGATGATCACGCGCGTGACGCTGAGCCTGCAGGTGTTCTGTGCGGCGGTGCTGGCGGTGTCGACCGTCGAGGGCTGGATCTCGCTGCCGGTGATCTTCGCGGTCGCGGTGCTGCTCGGCATCGGCCGCGCCTTCGCCGGGCCGGCGTTCGGCGCGCTTGCCCCCAATCTGGTGCCGCGCGAATCGCTGCCGACCGCGATCGCGCTCAGCTCGACCTCGTGGCAGGTCGGCGCGATCGTCGGCCCGGCGATCGGCGGGTTCGCCTATTCGGTCACGCCATCGGGCGCGTACTTCCTCGCGACCGCGTTGTTCGGCCTCGCGCTCGGCTGCATGCTGCTGATCGGCGCGGTGCCGCGCACGATCGCCATCGCCAAAGGCTCGCCGCTCAAGCAGATCGCCGAGGGCCTCGCCTATGTCGGGCAGAACAAGCTCGTGCTCGGCGCGATCACGCTCGATCTGTTCGCGGTGTTCCTCGCGGGCACCAGCGCGCTGCTGCCGATCTATGCTCACGACATCCTCAAGGTCGGGCCGCAAGGGCTGAGCCTGCTCGTCGGCGCGCCCGCGATCGGCGCGGCGGTGGTGGCGATCTTCTTCTCGTTCCGCCCGATCAAGACCAATGTCGGCGTCAAGATGCTCGCCGCGGTGCTGGTCTATGGCGTGGCGACGGTGACGTTCGGCCTATCCACCTCGATGCCGCTCAGCCTCGCCGCGCTCGCGCTGGCGGGCGCGGCCGACATGTTCTCGGTCTATATCCGCTCGTCGCTGATCCAGCTCTACACCCCCGACGACAAGCGCGGGCGCGTCGGCGCGGTGTCGCAGCTCACCATCTCCGCCTCGAACGAACTCGGCGAAGCGGAGTCGGGCTTCCTCGCCGCCGCGCTCGGGCCGGTCGGCGCGGTCCTGGTCGGTGGCGGCGGCGCGATTGTAGTGACGATCCTGTGGACCTATCTCTTCCCGAGCATTCGCAACGCGAAGACGTTCGAACCGCCCAAGTCGCTTCGGGACGCGGCAGACCTTGAGATGGAGGCACACGCATGA
- a CDS encoding cell wall hydrolase, whose protein sequence is MLRCLLAFVAFVAVVAPALLVHYGPHVVVVHNRLIRVPRHRVVPKAELPPVEPVAFQDLAPADARAYNATVPFSTGPNPAARPFHLVGTPEQQARATDCMAAAMLYEAGDDGEGQRAVGQVIINRVRHPAFPKTICGVVFQGSERTTGCQFTFTCDGALVRHGWRPEQWVRARTQAALSLGGQVYAPVGHATHYHTDWVVPYWQSSLDKVAAVHSHLFFRWSGWWGTPPAFNRTVSPDEPIIRALAPYSDAHKTGAALVAAQATAAEVTVAALAPEALPVPLASDSETFLITIDPHLPPESFALLATRACGERPRCKLMAWTDRARTPTAMPLDAAQIDQMAFSYMRDRAFHYDKTLWNCATFKRPQPSECMKTQVLLPRDSAPKAAATPAAPAAETLPGVRRKPAAGTAPTALATPAKPDSPLTAESR, encoded by the coding sequence GTGCTGCGTTGTCTGCTCGCCTTCGTCGCTTTCGTCGCGGTCGTGGCACCGGCGTTGCTGGTCCATTACGGCCCGCACGTCGTCGTCGTTCACAACCGGCTGATCCGCGTGCCGCGCCACCGCGTCGTGCCCAAGGCCGAGTTGCCACCGGTCGAGCCGGTCGCCTTCCAGGATCTCGCCCCCGCCGACGCGCGCGCCTATAACGCGACCGTCCCGTTCTCGACCGGTCCGAACCCAGCCGCGCGCCCCTTCCACCTCGTCGGGACGCCCGAGCAGCAGGCGCGCGCGACCGACTGCATGGCGGCGGCGATGCTCTATGAAGCGGGCGACGATGGCGAGGGCCAGCGCGCGGTTGGTCAGGTCATCATCAACCGAGTCCGCCATCCCGCCTTCCCCAAGACGATTTGCGGCGTCGTGTTCCAAGGGTCGGAGCGCACCACCGGCTGCCAGTTCACCTTCACGTGCGACGGTGCGCTGGTCCGCCACGGCTGGCGGCCCGAACAATGGGTGCGCGCCCGCACGCAGGCGGCGCTGTCGCTCGGCGGGCAGGTCTATGCGCCCGTCGGCCATGCGACGCATTACCATACCGATTGGGTGGTGCCGTATTGGCAATCGAGCCTCGACAAAGTGGCGGCGGTGCATTCGCATCTGTTCTTCCGCTGGAGCGGCTGGTGGGGCACCCCGCCCGCCTTCAACCGCACGGTATCCCCGGACGAACCGATCATCCGCGCGCTCGCGCCCTATTCGGACGCGCACAAGACCGGTGCGGCGCTGGTCGCGGCGCAGGCGACCGCCGCCGAGGTGACGGTCGCGGCACTCGCTCCCGAGGCGCTGCCAGTGCCGCTCGCGAGCGATTCGGAAACCTTCCTCATCACAATCGACCCGCATCTGCCGCCCGAATCGTTCGCATTGCTCGCCACGCGCGCGTGCGGCGAGCGGCCGCGCTGCAAGCTGATGGCGTGGACGGACCGCGCCCGCACCCCCACCGCGATGCCACTCGACGCCGCGCAGATCGACCAGATGGCGTTCAGCTACATGCGCGACCGCGCCTTCCACTATGACAAGACGCTGTGGAACTGCGCGACCTTCAAACGCCCCCAGCCGAGCGAGTGCATGAAGACGCAGGTGCTGCTGCCGCGCGATTCGGCGCCGAAAGCCGCAGCCACGCCCGCGGCACCGGCGGCGGAGACCTTGCCGGGGGTGCGGCGCAAACCCGCCGCCGGCACCGCACCGACCGCGCTGGCGACCCCCGCGAAGCCCGATTCACCGCTGACGGCGGAGAGCCGGTAG
- a CDS encoding SAM-dependent methyltransferase, with protein MNAIAPASGRQNGASPSRRASALDPLFALFAGAFQKILDRIDAGLAAGSIETTLPDGRVRRLGGRADGPAAVVTLASWRSLLRLATRGSVGWYVAWSLGEWSSPDPVALFELFVLNRTTLGNAGRASGLTRRLQRVWHRLRANSRQGARRNIEFHYDLGNDFYSLWLDPTMSYSSALFAEPISAAQSLEDAQRTKLAAILDRTATAPGDTILEIGCGWGSFVEVAARGGRSVHGITLSAEQKRAVEARAERLGLEGVTVSLTDYRDVIGSYDAVASIEMVEAVGQAYWPEYLAAVARALKPGGRAALQYIAIDDAIFTAYADNVDFIQRYVFPGGMLISESRFRALAVEHGLAWEDRRGFGLHYAETLRRWREAFDQVVADGRLPERFDSNFIGLWRYYLMYCEGGFRGGGIDVAQVTLVKAVNL; from the coding sequence ATGAATGCAATCGCGCCGGCTTCCGGGCGCCAGAACGGCGCCTCCCCATCGCGGCGGGCATCCGCGCTCGATCCGCTGTTCGCGCTGTTCGCGGGCGCGTTCCAGAAGATCCTCGACCGTATCGACGCTGGCCTCGCTGCCGGGTCGATCGAGACGACCTTGCCCGATGGCCGGGTGCGGCGGCTGGGCGGCCGCGCCGACGGGCCGGCGGCGGTCGTGACGCTCGCGAGCTGGCGCTCGCTGCTACGGCTGGCGACGCGCGGTTCGGTGGGTTGGTATGTCGCCTGGTCGCTCGGCGAATGGTCTAGCCCCGATCCGGTCGCGCTGTTCGAACTGTTCGTGCTCAACCGGACGACGCTCGGCAATGCCGGGCGCGCGTCGGGGCTGACGCGTCGGCTCCAGCGCGTCTGGCATCGGCTGCGCGCCAACAGTCGGCAAGGCGCGCGGCGCAACATCGAGTTTCATTACGATCTCGGCAACGATTTCTATAGCTTATGGCTCGATCCTACGATGAGTTATTCGAGCGCCCTGTTCGCCGAACCGATTTCGGCGGCGCAGAGTCTCGAAGATGCGCAGCGCACCAAGCTGGCGGCGATCCTCGATCGCACCGCCACGGCGCCGGGCGATACCATCCTTGAGATCGGCTGCGGCTGGGGATCGTTCGTCGAGGTTGCGGCGCGCGGCGGGCGCAGCGTCCACGGCATCACGCTGTCGGCGGAGCAGAAGCGCGCGGTCGAGGCGCGCGCCGAGCGGCTTGGGCTGGAGGGCGTAACCGTCTCGCTGACCGATTATCGCGATGTGATCGGCAGCTATGATGCGGTCGCGAGCATCGAGATGGTCGAGGCGGTCGGTCAGGCCTATTGGCCCGAATATCTCGCTGCGGTCGCGCGTGCGCTCAAGCCCGGTGGGCGGGCGGCGCTGCAATATATCGCGATCGATGATGCGATCTTCACGGCCTATGCCGACAATGTCGACTTCATCCAGCGTTACGTCTTTCCCGGCGGGATGCTGATCTCGGAAAGCCGCTTCCGCGCGCTTGCGGTGGAGCATGGGCTGGCCTGGGAAGATCGGCGCGGCTTCGGGCTGCACTATGCCGAGACGCTGCGGCGCTGGCGCGAGGCGTTCGATCAGGTGGTGGCGGACGGGCGGTTGCCGGAGCGGTTCGACAGTAATTTCATAGGCTTGTGGCGCTATTATCTGATGTACTGCGAAGGCGGTTTTCGCGGCGGCGGGATCGATGTCGCGCAGGTGACGTTGGTGAAGGCGGTAAACCTTTAA
- the hisI gene encoding phosphoribosyl-AMP cyclohydrolase, with protein MTDDRDTTLALNPKYDANGLITAVATDRASGEVLMLAHMNAEALAATLATREAHFWSRSRARLWKKGETSGHVLHVQDVRIDCDQDAVWLVVDPVGPACHTGQRSCFFRRIDGDRLIPAE; from the coding sequence ATGACCGATGACCGCGACACGACGCTTGCCCTCAACCCGAAATACGACGCGAACGGCCTGATCACCGCCGTGGCGACCGACCGCGCATCGGGCGAGGTGCTGATGCTCGCGCACATGAATGCCGAGGCGCTCGCCGCGACGCTGGCGACGCGCGAGGCGCATTTCTGGTCGCGCAGCCGCGCCAGGCTGTGGAAGAAGGGCGAGACCTCGGGGCATGTGCTCCACGTCCAGGATGTCCGCATCGATTGCGATCAGGATGCGGTATGGCTGGTTGTCGATCCGGTCGGGCCGGCGTGTCACACCGGGCAACGCTCGTGCTTCTTCCGCCGCATCGACGGCGACCGGCTGATCCCGGCCGAATGA
- a CDS encoding SDR family NAD(P)-dependent oxidoreductase gives MTDKPLANQLALVTGASRGIGAATARALAAAGAHVVLTARTGAALEQVEEAIFAAGGSATIAPLDLTETDSIARLAAAIGERWQTLDVMVLNAAMLGTLGSVPAIDPKELARVLTLNISAQAALIGAFDPMLRRSKRARVIGITSSVARSPRAYWGLYGASKAGFETLIGAYGDEMEQISSLRTAIIDPGATRTAMRARAYPGEAPETVKAPEVVGDRIAALVIDDFATGHFERVG, from the coding sequence ATGACCGACAAGCCGCTCGCCAACCAGCTCGCCCTCGTCACCGGCGCGAGCCGTGGTATCGGTGCTGCGACCGCGCGTGCGCTGGCGGCGGCTGGCGCGCACGTCGTGCTGACCGCACGCACCGGCGCCGCGCTCGAACAGGTCGAGGAAGCGATCTTCGCCGCCGGCGGCTCGGCGACGATCGCGCCGCTCGACCTTACCGAGACCGACAGCATCGCCCGGCTCGCGGCCGCGATCGGGGAGCGCTGGCAGACGCTCGACGTGATGGTGCTCAACGCCGCGATGCTCGGCACGCTCGGCTCGGTGCCCGCGATCGACCCCAAGGAACTCGCCCGTGTGCTGACGCTCAACATCAGCGCGCAGGCCGCGCTGATCGGCGCGTTCGATCCGATGCTGCGCCGATCGAAGCGCGCGCGCGTGATCGGCATCACCTCCAGCGTCGCGCGCAGCCCACGCGCCTATTGGGGGCTGTACGGTGCGTCGAAGGCGGGGTTCGAGACGCTGATCGGCGCGTATGGAGATGAGATGGAGCAGATCAGCTCGCTCCGCACCGCGATCATCGACCCCGGCGCCACGCGCACCGCGATGCGCGCGCGCGCCTATCCGGGCGAGGCGCCCGAGACGGTGAAAGCGCCGGAAGTGGTGGGCGACCGGATCGCCGCGCTGGTGATCGACGATTTCGCGACGGGGCATTTCGAGCGGGTGGGATGA
- the purF gene encoding amidophosphoribosyltransferase has translation MFTTNPFDVADGDKLREECGVFGVAGAADAARLVALGLHALQHRGQEAAGITSFDGVDFHTHRAMGHVAGNFDREDVMVPLRGHVACGHVRYSTTGETALRNVQPLYADLASGGFAISHNGNISNAMRLRRDLVRNGSIFQSTSDTETIIHLVAMSKYRTFLDKFIDALKQVEGAYSLIVMTPEGMIACRDPLGIRPLVMGKVGEAIIFASETVALDVVGAAFVREIEPGELVIVKGGEISSHHPFAPISPRPCIFEHVYFSRPDSIAGGRSIYTVRKAIGAQLAIESPVDADLVIPVPDSGTPAAIGYAQQSGIPFELGIIRSHYVGRTFIQPTNEVRHLGVKLKHNANRALIEGKRVILIDDSIVRGTTSLKIVQMMRDAGAAEVHMRIASPPTRHSCYYGVDTPERAKLLAHSKNVAEMNAYIHADSLAFVSIDGLYKALGEPCRADIRPSHCDACFTGDYPTSLTDQDEVASVDQFALLAERVV, from the coding sequence ATGTTCACAACCAATCCGTTCGACGTCGCCGATGGCGACAAGCTCCGTGAGGAGTGTGGTGTTTTCGGTGTCGCCGGTGCGGCGGACGCGGCGCGTCTGGTCGCGCTGGGTCTGCATGCGCTCCAGCATCGCGGGCAGGAAGCCGCCGGTATCACCAGCTTCGATGGGGTGGATTTCCACACCCACCGCGCGATGGGGCATGTCGCCGGCAATTTCGATCGCGAGGACGTGATGGTCCCGCTGCGCGGCCACGTCGCCTGCGGCCACGTCCGCTATTCGACGACCGGCGAGACGGCGCTGCGCAACGTCCAGCCGCTCTATGCCGATCTCGCCTCGGGCGGCTTCGCGATCTCGCACAACGGCAATATCTCAAATGCGATGCGGTTGCGGCGCGATCTCGTCCGAAACGGATCGATCTTCCAATCGACCAGCGACACCGAGACGATCATCCACCTCGTCGCGATGTCCAAATACCGGACCTTCCTCGACAAGTTCATCGATGCGCTCAAGCAGGTCGAGGGCGCCTATTCGCTGATCGTGATGACGCCGGAAGGCATGATCGCCTGCCGCGACCCGCTCGGCATCCGTCCGCTGGTGATGGGCAAGGTCGGTGAGGCGATCATCTTCGCGTCGGAAACGGTGGCGCTCGACGTGGTCGGCGCGGCCTTCGTGCGCGAGATCGAGCCGGGCGAACTGGTGATCGTGAAGGGCGGCGAGATCAGCTCGCACCATCCGTTCGCACCGATTTCGCCGCGTCCGTGCATTTTCGAGCACGTCTATTTCTCGCGCCCCGATTCGATCGCCGGCGGGCGCAGCATCTATACCGTCCGCAAGGCGATCGGCGCGCAACTCGCGATCGAAAGCCCGGTCGATGCCGATCTCGTCATCCCGGTGCCCGATTCGGGCACGCCCGCCGCGATCGGCTATGCCCAGCAATCGGGCATTCCGTTCGAACTCGGCATCATCCGCTCGCATTATGTCGGGCGTACCTTCATCCAGCCGACCAACGAGGTCCGCCACCTCGGCGTCAAGCTCAAACACAACGCCAACCGGGCGCTGATCGAAGGCAAACGCGTCATCCTGATCGACGATTCGATCGTGCGCGGCACCACCTCGTTGAAGATCGTGCAGATGATGCGCGATGCCGGCGCCGCCGAAGTCCATATGCGGATCGCCAGCCCGCCGACCCGGCATAGCTGCTATTACGGCGTCGACACGCCCGAGCGCGCCAAGCTGCTCGCGCACAGCAAGAACGTCGCCGAGATGAACGCGTACATCCACGCCGACAGCCTCGCCTTCGTCTCGATCGACGGGCTGTACAAGGCGCTCGGCGAACCCTGCCGCGCCGACATCCGCCCGAGCCACTGCGACGCCTGCTTCACCGGCGACTATCCGACCTCGCTGACCGACCAGGACGAAGTCGCATCGGTCGATCAGTTCGCATTGCTAGCGGAACGGGTGGTCTGA
- the cysK gene encoding cysteine synthase A: MKANTILDTIGNTPHIRLQKLFPGQEVWIKSERSNPGGSIKDRIALAMVEAAERDGLLQPGGTIIEPTSGNTGVGLAMVAAVKGYKLILVMPESMSIERRRLMLAYGASFDLTPREKGMKGAIERALDLVSQTPGAWMPQQFDNAANIDVHVRTTAQEILADFADSPIDVIITGVGTGGHITGVAETLKKEWPHLKVYAVEPEASPVISGGQPGPHPIQGIGAGFVPANLHTQAIDGAIKVDAAVAKDMARRSASEEGILVGISSGATLAAILQKLPDLPDGVRVLGFNYDTGERYLSVPDFLPES; encoded by the coding sequence ATGAAAGCCAACACGATCCTCGATACGATCGGCAACACGCCGCACATCCGCCTGCAAAAGCTGTTTCCGGGTCAGGAAGTCTGGATCAAGTCCGAACGCTCCAACCCCGGAGGGTCGATCAAGGACCGGATCGCTCTGGCGATGGTCGAGGCGGCCGAGCGCGACGGTCTGCTCCAGCCCGGCGGCACGATCATCGAGCCGACCAGCGGCAACACCGGCGTCGGCCTCGCGATGGTCGCGGCGGTGAAGGGCTACAAGCTGATCCTCGTCATGCCCGAGAGCATGTCGATCGAGCGCCGCCGCCTGATGCTCGCCTATGGCGCGAGCTTCGACCTGACGCCGCGCGAAAAGGGGATGAAGGGCGCGATCGAGCGCGCGCTGGACCTCGTCTCGCAGACCCCCGGCGCGTGGATGCCGCAACAGTTCGACAACGCCGCCAACATCGACGTCCACGTTCGCACCACCGCGCAGGAAATCCTCGCCGATTTCGCCGATTCGCCGATCGACGTCATCATCACCGGCGTCGGCACCGGCGGGCACATCACCGGCGTCGCCGAGACGCTCAAGAAGGAATGGCCGCACCTCAAGGTGTATGCGGTCGAGCCCGAGGCGTCGCCGGTCATCTCGGGCGGCCAGCCCGGTCCGCACCCGATCCAGGGCATCGGCGCTGGCTTCGTCCCCGCCAACCTCCACACCCAGGCAATCGACGGGGCGATCAAGGTCGACGCCGCCGTCGCCAAGGACATGGCGCGGCGCTCGGCCAGCGAGGAAGGTATCCTCGTCGGCATATCTTCGGGGGCGACGCTCGCGGCGATCCTGCAGAAGCTGCCCGACTTGCCCGATGGCGTGCGTGTGCTGGGGTTCAACTACGACACCGGCGAGCGCTATCTGTCGGTGCCGGACTTCCTCCCCGAGTCCTGA